A stretch of the Equus caballus isolate H_3958 breed thoroughbred chromosome X, TB-T2T, whole genome shotgun sequence genome encodes the following:
- the RAB9B gene encoding ras-related protein Rab-9B, which produces MSGKSLLLKVILLGDGGVGKSSLMNRYVTNKFDSQAFHTIGVEFLNRDLEVDGRFVTLQIWDTAGQERFKSLRTPFYRGADCCLLTFSVDDRQSFENLGNWQKEFIYYADVKDPEHFPFVVLGNKVDKEDRQVTTEEAQAWCMENGDYPYLETSAKDDTNVTVAFEEAVRQVLAVEEQLEHCMLGHTIDLNSGSKAGSSCC; this is translated from the coding sequence ATGAGTGGGAAATCCCTGCTCTTAAAGGTCATTCTCTTGGGTGATGGTGGAGTTGGGAAAAGCTCACTCATGAACCGTTATGTAACCAATAAATTTGACTCCCAGGCTTTTCACACCATAGGGGTAGAGTTCTTAAATCGAGATCTGGAGGTAGATGGACGTTTTGTAACTCTCCAGATCTGGGACACTGCAGGGCAGGAACGTTTCAAGAGCCTTAGGACACCCTTCTACAGGGGAGCAGACTGCTGCCTCTTGACCTTCAGCGTGGACGACCGGCAGAGCTTTGAGAACCTTGGTAACTGGCAGAAAGAATTCATCTACTATGCAGATGTGAAAGACCCTGAGCACTTTCCCTTTGTAGTTCTGGGTAACAAGGTAGACAAAGAGGATAGGCAAGTAACTACTGAGGAGGCGCAAGCCTGGTGCATGGAGAATGGGGATTACCCTTATCTAGAAACAAGTGCCAAAGATGATACTAATGTTACAGTGGCCTTTGAGGAAGCCGTCAGGCAGGTGTTGGCTGTAGAGGAACAGCTAGAGCATTGCATGTTAGGTCACACTATTGACTTGAACAGTGGCTCCAAAGCAGGATCTTCATGCTGTTAA